From a region of the Enterobacter cancerogenus genome:
- the ftsY gene encoding signal recognition particle-docking protein FtsY codes for MAKQKKRGFFSWLGFGEKEQETEQKTEEQQQVEEPSQPETPVETAAVIEAEQPAHSKEEIDSFAEEVVDVTEQVQESEKPEPVVIEQVANVVEVAEVVETPAAAIEHEALPLPEEVKAEEISPEEWQAEAETVDIIDAVEEDAALEPELTDEELEAQALAAQAAEEAVIVVPVEEQAQAEEAIVQEQEKPTKEGFFARLKRSLLKTKENLGSGFISLFRGKKIDDDLFEELEEQLLIADVGVETTRKIITNLTEGASRKQLRDAEALYGLLKDEMGEILAKVDEPLNIEGKTPFVILMVGVNGVGKTTTIGKLARQFEQQGKSVMLAAGDTFRAAAVEQLQVWGQRNDIPVIAQHTGADSASVIFDAIQAAKARNVDVLIADTAGRLQNKSHLMEELKKIVRVMKKLDEDAPHEIMLTIDASTGQNAVSQAKLFHEAVGLTGITLTKLDGTAKGGVIFSVADQFGIPIRYIGVGERIEDLRPFKADDFIEALFARED; via the coding sequence ATGGCAAAACAAAAAAAACGTGGCTTCTTTTCCTGGCTGGGCTTCGGTGAAAAAGAGCAAGAGACAGAACAGAAAACCGAAGAACAACAGCAGGTTGAGGAGCCGTCACAGCCTGAAACGCCTGTAGAAACCGCCGCGGTCATTGAAGCGGAGCAGCCTGCACACAGCAAAGAAGAGATTGACTCCTTTGCTGAAGAGGTCGTCGACGTCACTGAGCAGGTTCAGGAGAGTGAAAAGCCGGAACCGGTGGTGATTGAACAGGTTGCAAACGTTGTAGAGGTTGCAGAGGTTGTCGAAACGCCTGCGGCGGCCATTGAGCACGAAGCGCTGCCGTTGCCGGAAGAGGTGAAAGCCGAAGAGATTTCACCGGAAGAGTGGCAGGCCGAAGCGGAAACCGTCGACATCATCGACGCGGTGGAAGAAGACGCGGCACTTGAGCCTGAACTCACCGACGAAGAGCTGGAAGCCCAGGCGCTGGCGGCACAGGCCGCAGAAGAAGCGGTTATCGTCGTGCCAGTGGAAGAGCAAGCGCAGGCCGAAGAGGCGATCGTTCAGGAGCAGGAAAAACCGACCAAAGAAGGTTTCTTCGCGCGCCTGAAGCGCAGCCTGCTTAAAACCAAAGAGAACTTAGGTTCCGGATTTATCAGTCTGTTCCGCGGCAAAAAGATCGACGATGATCTCTTTGAAGAGCTGGAAGAACAGCTGCTGATCGCCGACGTCGGCGTGGAAACCACCCGCAAAATCATCACCAACCTGACAGAGGGCGCGAGCCGCAAACAGCTGCGCGATGCCGAAGCGCTGTACGGTCTGTTGAAAGATGAGATGGGTGAAATCCTCGCAAAAGTTGACGAACCGCTTAATATTGAAGGCAAAACGCCATTTGTTATTCTGATGGTGGGTGTGAACGGTGTGGGTAAAACCACCACCATCGGCAAGCTGGCGCGCCAGTTCGAGCAGCAGGGCAAATCGGTGATGCTGGCGGCGGGTGATACCTTCCGTGCGGCAGCGGTGGAGCAGCTGCAGGTCTGGGGCCAGCGCAACGACATTCCGGTGATTGCCCAGCACACCGGCGCGGACTCCGCATCCGTTATCTTTGACGCCATTCAGGCGGCGAAAGCGCGTAACGTGGATGTCCTGATTGCCGATACCGCCGGACGTTTGCAGAACAAATCGCACCTGATGGAAGAGCTGAAGAAAATCGTTCGCGTCATGAAGAAGCTGGACGAAGATGCGCCGCATGAAATTATGCTGACTATCGACGCCAGCACCGGGCAGAACGCCGTCAGCCAGGCGAAGCTGTTCCATGAAGCGGTAGGGCTGACGGGTATCACGCTGACCAAACTGGACGGTACCGCCAAGGGCGGCGTGATCTTCTCCGTGGCCGACCAGTTCGGCATTCCTATCCGTTACATCGGTGTGGGCGAGCGTATTGAGGATTTGCGTCCGTTTAAGGCGGACGACTTTATTGAGGCATTATTTGCCCGAGAGGACTAA
- the ftsE gene encoding cell division ATP-binding protein FtsE, with product MIRFEHVSKAYLGGRQALQGVTFHLQPGEMAFLTGHSGAGKSTLLKLICGIERPSAGKIFFSGHDISRLKNREVPFLRRQIGMIFQDHHLLMDRTVFDNVAIPLIIAGASYDDIRRRVSAALDKVGLLDKAKNFPIQLSGGEQQRVGIARAVVNKPAVLLADEPTGNLDDALSEGILRLFEEFNRVGVTVLMATHDIGLISRRSYRMLTLSDGHLHGGHGE from the coding sequence ATGATTCGCTTTGAACACGTCAGCAAGGCCTATCTCGGTGGGAGACAAGCGCTGCAGGGGGTGACATTTCACCTGCAGCCGGGCGAGATGGCATTCCTGACCGGCCATTCCGGCGCGGGGAAAAGTACCCTGCTCAAGCTTATCTGTGGGATCGAACGGCCCAGCGCCGGGAAAATCTTTTTCAGCGGCCACGACATCAGCCGCCTGAAAAACCGTGAGGTGCCGTTCCTGCGGCGTCAGATCGGCATGATTTTCCAGGATCACCACCTGCTGATGGATCGCACCGTGTTTGACAACGTCGCTATCCCGCTGATTATTGCCGGTGCCAGCTATGACGATATCCGCCGCCGCGTCTCTGCGGCGCTGGATAAGGTCGGGCTGCTGGACAAAGCGAAGAACTTCCCGATCCAGCTTTCCGGCGGTGAACAGCAGCGCGTGGGCATTGCCCGTGCGGTGGTGAACAAACCGGCGGTGCTGCTGGCGGATGAACCGACCGGGAACCTGGACGATGCCCTGTCCGAAGGGATTTTACGTCTGTTCGAAGAGTTTAACCGCGTGGGGGTAACGGTACTGATGGCGACGCACGATATCGGGCTGATCTCCCGCCGTTCGTACCGCATGCTGACCCTGAGCGACGGGCATTTGCACGGAGGCCACGGTGAATAA